The region aacaacgcaatataaaatcaaaatgttggtcagattttgagttcacgACGCACAGTTCTTtttcaagacgctagctaacgactatcatatctgttcaacacgtatattcaagtgtaaGGAACCAGgtctggtttctttagacaaaatcatttacaggagatattcataattttctaccccggtatccaaagattttcgtgtgatatcaaaatcgtgcatagcacattcacgtgtatttattttagtatctctgctgtaccaagtaattattagccaggcgatgtcggtgtgcatgggtcgctagtcaagaaataaacatattttgcaagttctgaatgtgctctgttcactgaggtatatttcgtcactatcgacccaagTGGCACAAcattgcaaatcagtacagaaaattgaaatggaagaaatgtatTATTGGAAGTGTTTGATATCTTTTCTGCTTCAAGGTCATGAAATACTTTCATTGATATTTTTAACTATAAATGTTATTTTATGCATGTGTGTGaaagttcaaattgaaaaggcTGCCTTATTTATATGTAACATGATGTACGAATACAGGAAGTAAGGAGGCTTTAATTTATGATGACCGTAATACTAATACCCAACCAACGTGCCTTTGAACTGTCTGATATATTCAATCATGTTAAAGACCCGGTGTCAGTTTCCTGTATAAGAAAGTATTCACTAGTTTATGTATTGCCTACAGTGATCTGTCCATATgaaaattcactcttttgagagtgattTACACTCCttcactctttccagagtgaatTAGATTCTTTTCAGACTGAATCTACTCAATATTCACCTCACTCACCTCATGTCACTTCAGTCTACTAGACTGATCACTGCTAGGCAGTAGCGTAGCCGGGATTTTGGTATGAGGGACAAGGCCAAAGTTTCGTCCCAATTTGGAGGGTAAAGCCAAATGTTCGTTCCCATTTgtcaagtgttgttgtttcagccctctttacaacgtaactcaagaaccgcagcacctataaaagtgtatctgtgatattttaattcttctatacactcgctatgaattgagcaatgtagtttttgccaaagctcactaccattcgtaagatgctgtgaactaccaaatcacaacagtttaaaataattaataaccttaaaaggtGTTTCGTACTAGACGGAAGTAAAATCAGATCAACCTTTCATATCCGATTGGTTATTTTATGCATGTGTGTGAAAGTTCAGATTGAAATGCTGGCTTATGTAACATGATTGTAACAGGGCTAGATTGGCTCATGGCTCAAGAACCAAGGGACCCAAATTTTGGGGGATAACAAATGAACACTAATTTTATTCGCACATTTGAATGTTCAATTGTACGTGTACATTGAAAAGAGGTTTGACAGATGTCACTCGGAAAATTCTGTAGGCTGGTAGGGCGCTTATAGTGGAAGATAGGCTCTAACTCTGTCACTATGTCGAATACGGTAACTACAATTCCACAATAGTTTTTGAATTTTCGTTGAAATTGTACTCCGATTTTCTAATTTAATACGATGTTGTATGAAGGATATGGGAAGGATAAAACCAAAACATTAATCGTTGCTGTTATTTTCGCTCTTAACAGGTTGTATAAATAAGCAAGATAAATATATTACACTGGGCCGTAAAAGAATAGATTGCAGTTGCCAAACATCTCATCTAGCACATTTGCTACAATCGTCATCGTTTACAATGTCTAGGACTTCTATGATATTTGTATTTCTTGTGCAACCACTCAGTATTGTATTAACGGTGTGTGACCCGAcagacagcctcacccccccttcgcaccattagatatcaactGGTCTATGTagcctttttgtttgtttggtttaatCTTGGTATTGCTCGACCTCGGACAAAAAAAGAAGTGTtaaaaaattgcttcaccgaggtgccaAAATATTGTCACGAACCCAACTACCAAGACCccccccccttggtatctaatggtgcatccttATCCCCAAGAAAATGCAGATTTGGTATCAGTTGAAAAAACATTGTATTTTGGTGGTTGCCACCAGGCACCCGGAAGATCGTCCAAATTATGCAACACAACATGTCAATCTCAGATTTAAAATTTCACTGGGGAGATaataaaaaaggttttttttagatGCTCCATTTTGAGGGATATAAGTGAGGGTGATACTGTCGATCGGATCACCCACCTTTAAAGTAATACACCTTTTTAGGCGGTGTGTTATTATGACCTGTGTgtgatatatttttaatatactaATATTAAAACGTTTATTGTATATTAATGTTATATTCAAAAAATACTTTTATCTTTCTCTCTGTCTTTTTGTATTGAGTAATGTGGTATAATGTAAAATTACGTGAAGATGTTTGTTTATgatgtgaaaatatttgtaatgTAAAATACGAGTTAGTGCCAAATGGTGTGTGTGGTGGGGTGTCTTCCTGTCATAACGGACATCAAACTCATACAGCAAAACATGTTACTGTATTCATCGAGACCTAAGAACCAAAACTGGTTATATCCAATAATTTTTGACTTTAgattaatttggtccattttatcATGAACTTGGTTAGACGTTGTCGTGATGGTCATTATGCCAGAGTTGGCCATGTCCTATttgtgtaaaaattatatcaaacataaaaattactgttgttgttgtttttctcagAAAGAATCAAACGTTTAAATTCACAACATCagattttgtacttagccagtaCTGGGTTTTAAGCCCTTGATATGTATGAAATCTTCACTAAAGATGTAAGATGTGTGAGagtgttttcattataaataagTTTAACGATTGGATGTAGCAAATAAATAATGATTGATGCATCTTAATTCTTGTATATTTGTTCTTTCCTTTTAAACAATAATCATGCCAAGTAGTGTTAATTTCCCTGGTTTGGTTTCTAAAGTAGGACTTACTAATAATGCCGAGATTGCAAAATGCCGTTTCGGTTTTGGAGTGGGTTTGATTCGGTGCATATTAAAGAGAGTCCCAGAGTTTGACCATGGTGAAAAGTTGACGACgcatttaaatttcatacttCGTTTGTTTTTCGCGAAACAATCCTCTCTAGACAAATACCTGTCCGGGATACCTGTATTTCGGAACATCCCTAAAATAAGGCCCGGAATGCAATATTGACAATGCGAACACGCGGGCCCCACCAAATAAAGATCTGTTTTCGATACAGAAAAAAAACTGTTACGGGCGGACGGACTACCCCCGGGGACTTCCCAAGTAGTAGGTCCATTACAACAAGTTAACATGGGCAAGAGGACAAACTATAATTAGCTGATACCCCAATGCTTAATTTACATATAGCCAATCATAGTGCACTGCTGTGTCACTAGTAATGAATAAACAACAGTTGTTGGTTGAGCTATCACGCATTGACCTGATGTGACCCCATGCGAGTAATCAATTTCGTATGTAAATGAGATAGAGAGGATCGCACAGCGCATGCACATCTATCAGACTGCTGTGGCAACGCacaagcaaatgaggagaaactACAATCATTATTTGGGGAGGGGTGACGTAATTTGTGATGCCCTCGTCCAGGCCCGCATGTTATTGCAAAAACGCAAATAAATggaatatttttcttctttaatatCTGTTCGTAAATTGTAAAGGCCTACGGAAAAGAAAACCAATAAACAGCATTTCCAAAATACAAAAACTAGGCCTATAAAACCCCGGTATAAAACATCAAGTCCGGCCATTAACATTGTATCGTGTATtacagtaaatgaatattttatttagtttatattCACAGATTTTATTTCAACGTAATATTTCCCAAATTTTAAAACCTAATTTTGGAATACTGATAATAATTCATTAGTCCTAAAGTAAGTCACGATGCACGGAAAAAGAGAATAAAAACAGGAACAAATTGCTTTAAACTATCAGTGAATATTATAGTACCATTAAAAATTGCACGAAAAGCGATATAAAAGAAACCCCAATTGAAAATGCGTTCACCCAGATCCCATTGTGTATATAATGACGTCATGCCATTCATAACGTAACTATCACGCCCTGCACGGTGGGTCATTAGCATGTTATTTGATGGAATGTTTGAGATCGAAAGATGCCTATGAATATTGGACAGGTACCTATGGTAAAAATATGTCGAATGCCTTGATATTTGGCTCGAATGTGCTTTAGGGTCGACAGGAACTATTGGGCGTGTTACTATGACTTTGGAGTACATGAGTGACACATAAATCGACTCTGGCCGCTGAGGTCTTGCTTCATCGATGGGTAGTTCTCATAGCATGTGTTTTCAATGGAACTTGACCGGAACAGAGGGTGGCGAGTTGTAAAAGTTATAGGTTTCGAAGCAATGGgtacatgcatatttttttcacaaaagaaTACATGTTTGGTATTGATGGTTAGAGGAAATATTGAATTTACATAGGAAACAGTTACTTTATCAAAATTTGTTTCTGTTGGGAACAGGAGATTCTCAAAACGGGGTACATGCATTTAGCCCATACCAAGCTATGCATGAAATACGGCGTGTTATTGACAATGTGTTTTGCATTGAAGGATGTCCATTTACTTGTTGTAATGCGGTGGTCGGGATTTTTTGAGCAGATGCAATTTTTTTTGAGCAGATGCAATATTGACAATGCGAACGCGAGCTCAAAAAAATGTTACGGACGGACGGACTTACCAAATAGGTCGGAGAGTCTGGATTTTTGAACTAAATGCAATATTGAAAATGCAAACacaaaaaaaggggttattttaaaCTTTAAAAGATCTGAACATCTTTTTCAAGTATATTTTGAAACGTTTCTGTCAAAAAAGTTGCTTTTAAAGCCATAAGTACGATTTTCATCAAACTTTGTTTTTGTCAAAGGTTTCTGTCCCGTTTTAGCCGAAATAACGTAAAAGATAAAGTGAAAAAAACACTTGCTAATTTAGCCGTGTAACGTGGAGTTCAATGGTGAACTTAATGTCTGAATACGACATTTATGTCAAAATGATTCTGTTAACCTgacaaacacaatgaatttggctgatacATAACAAATATGGTAcatctaaaacatgtaaaaacagTGGTCGGGCCcacccatatacatgtatatgtataagAGGGTTCTTTTTTATGTCGCTATAGAGCTACACTTATTTTAGGGGTGGGTAATTATCATTTGTAATCTcacatttaatttaaaatggataTATTAGTATGAGACACGCGACTCTAACCTACTGTACTGCATGCACTTTGCTTTGACCGATTATGaacaaacaaaattgtattttgacCTTGGAAATATTTCAACAATACTTATTGTTTCCAATCATTCAGTGTCTGTGCAAACCACACACATGTATACAACAATTgcaattcaaatatattttgaaatatttgtattattttgcaaaatgtatttTTGTAATCATATGGGAATACCCACCGACACCAAAGCTTTACCAGCAGATGGGACATTGTTCAGCTTGTTACAGGATGAGACGTGGAATCGTCAACTGTCAGGAAAACGGGCCAGAAAAATTACCACATTCTATCCGTGGCTATCTGCTCTAATTCAACATGGCGACAAACTTGTAATCAACAATGCAATGTTCAACTTAGATACATTGTACTGTGATGCTATAACATGACGACGGCAGATTATAGTACCCATATTAGACAAGAATTAACAGCATTTAATGAAATACCACTCCCAAATACCACCTTTTCCAGTTGAGCTATAAAACATGAAAATACTGTGCAGAATCAGGTAAGCAATGTTGTATTTTACCTTTTTGATGCTGTTGCTGTTGTATTTTCGTGTGACTAATATCTGTGGAACCAATCTGCATGGAAAAGATTAATGTTATTAGTATTccgggttattattattattattattattgttattattattattattattattattattattattattatccttattattattattacagatgTAATAAACATCCAACCATCTTGGTAGCATCGATTCTCAGCGTGTTTGCATATTGCAGTGCCGTCCAACCTGAAGTGCCTATTCCAGACACTGGGCAGTGGTCTGGTGATTGTGGACCCCCAGATAAACCGACATGTCTGCACGACATTAACTACTTCTGCGAACATGAAACCAATCTCTGTGAGCAGTGTGGGGTTTATTGCAGTCCCGGACGGTATTTCAACGATGGAATGTGTGAAAAAAGTTGCCCAGGTATGTACTCTCTGCCCGAGTTTCTGTAAAACCCTTGCGGTATACGTATTGAGTGGGACTTAACGATTGAGATATTATGTGTACGTAAAATTGAAGAAGAGGGTACATTGGACAAAAAATTATATTAACTTATTTCACCGCTTAATTCACCTTCGTATTTTCAGAAGTGGAAGGAGAGCGAAACCATGATTACTCTGtgcatgaaaatgcattttatcagggatatgagacaaaccCCAGATTTTATACAGATACGTGCATGGATATTAAAAGAAATGTTTACCCCTAGATAAGCTCAGCTATCAATAGGAGGGAATGCCCCTTTTTGATCAGGCCATTATAGTCAGTACCAAATCAACCAATCATATCTCTTAAATCTCAGATGATCTGCCTCATTGGAAATCAGCATAGGCATATCGAATGTGAAATTCCACTCCATTCTAAAATCCCCACTCAATGGTGGGAAGTCCCGGGACTGAAGTCTACTGCAGGCGGGTGGAAAGTCCTGACACTGGCCAAATTCCATATAGTCGGCACTTCCCTGTTGTACAGGGAATTCCCCCACTCAAACAGGAAGTATCGGGACTAAACTAGGGATACGGCCACCGCAGGATGGAAAGTTCCAGCACTCTGATCAGGGATAGGGAATTCCCACTTACATGTAGATCGGCAGGGGAAGTCCAGCTGCAGTACCGTGCTGCAGGATGGAGAGTCGATCTCGGCACTCTGATCAGGgataacatgcgcgtattttcgtattggggggggctttgggggcgccagccccggggtcaaagcagggagcgaccaaaacgaaggggcggcgggaagaagaagggccggcaaaaagaggggcggcggaagaagaaggggcggcaaaaagaattgtactatacatcaaaatgtgttgcttttgggacgGTAGCGCCTGtaaatccttctttttttttttttttgctcttcactttcaaacgaccgtaaaaaaaaatattggggcaatcttttcgggctgttgaggaaggggcggcaaaattggattttcttcagcccccggggaaggggcgaccacggtacgccactgagtaGGGAAGTCCCACTTACATGTAGATCGGCAGGGGAAGTCCAACTGCAGTACCGTGCTGCAGGATGGAGAATCTCGGCACTCTGATCAGGGATAGGGAAGTCCCACTTACATGTAGATCGGCAGAGGAAGTCTAGCTGCAGTACCGTCCTGCAGGATGGAGAGTCTCAGCTCTGGCTGAGAATATTGACGTCCCGCCGTTAACTCGTGGCATTTCCATAGTTGGGATCAAAATGTTTCTAATTTGTTTTCAACGCACGTATAACATAGTGCGAtactgtttaccatgtttactcccTAAGACAGCCCCCCCAGCGTGTCCCCTTGTAACCTCTTCCCAGCTAAATTGGAATCAGGGTTTTTTGTAGGACAATGGAGCAATTCTGAATTATTGTCTAAAATGAATGTTGTAATTGGGACATTAATTCACAATTAATTAACTGTGTGGAATTTGTAAATACCCATATAGCTCCACAGTTGAGCGGGTAATATAGTAAGTTGGCTTTATTTTATCTCTccattaaatcgtccagaaaacatTCTTTACAATTATTTCTAATACCAGTTCATTATTGAAATGGTATATTTTGCCATCAGAACTGGAGATACTATTCTCCACTTATAAACTTATGAAGAAAAACAACGACAATTCGAGAGTTGAGAACCTGAAAGCCgtaagttaaggctttctggccttgatttatttaaaaattatattatatacatttttttatctcAATGGTTATCTTTATTCTAGTATGGCATTCCCACAATATCCTTGCTGCAACAACACCTGTGGAAACAACAACCGTTGCAATACCAACAACCCCAGTGAGCAGTCAGTGGGCAGGTGACTGTGGACCGCCAGATAAACCGACATGTCTGCACGACATTAACTACTTCTGCGAACAGGAAACCAATGAATGTGTAGAGTGTGGGGTTTACTGCAGTCCAGAATTGTATTTCAGCGATGGAATGTGTGTAAAACGCTGCCCAGGTAGGTGTATACTGTATAGGCTATTCAACCCTCGATTTGCTTCACTCTGTAGCTTTTCGTGAAGCCATCAAAACCTCCATCCAATATACATTTAATCTTACTAAATCTTAATTCGTAAAATGGTGCACACTATGGCTTCAATTGGGGattattttgagggcattattaCATTCGAAGGGCCACATCCAAGTTAGATACATATGCCGTGTAAGCGAGTCGTGCGGCGCTAACGCCTTAAAGTTGCACCACAAATTTCCAACTCGTAAATGTTGAATGCTTCCATTTCATTCCTTTTTCAGAATGGTATTCTctaaatattcgttcaacaacAAGAGCATCAGTTACCACACTAATTCCCCTAGCACCGGAAACACAAGT is a window of Amphiura filiformis chromosome 2, Afil_fr2py, whole genome shotgun sequence DNA encoding:
- the LOC140145902 gene encoding uncharacterized protein codes for the protein MKILCRIRCNKHPTILVASILSVFAYCSAVQPEVPIPDTGQWSGDCGPPDKPTCLHDINYFCEHETNLCEQCGVYCSPGRYFNDGMCEKSCPVWHSHNILAATTPVETTTVAIPTTPVSSQWAGDCGPPDKPTCLHDINYFCEQETNECVECGVYCSPELYFSDGMCVKRCPEWYSLNIRSTTRASVTTLIPLAPETQVTSTGGSITTTVVENNFPKTLGQRVTTGKHGQQEQSNNRNLYYLGFMLLGVLIFVFIYFACRHSKRHYRKVAVHPNSNIIQNSNIIQIRPVCHPTSEEDINDSSRQERMPQPAPNDSSCSVLDTSSSARPARMQQHDHERGEVHSVQISSH